CAGACCCTTCACCCCCTCAAAACCCTTCTCGGGGGGGGTCCAAAACCGCCCACAGAGTTCGAGGTGCGGGGTCTGGGCGGGGGGTGAcggctgccccggccccgctgctccCAGGCACGAGCCGTCGCCCCCCTGGGCCCCGCCGGCAGCTCATCTTTAGGGGGTGTCGGGACGGGACCGCGTGGAATCGCCTCGCCCTGGGGGTCCCGCTTACCCAGGTCCCTTTGTAAAGCCAAGCTTAACCCCCTCGGCGAACCGGGGGCGAAATAAATACCGGCTCCTTTGCCTGAGGCGAGGCTCCTAAATTAAAAGACGCCGGTTTAAGCCCAGTCCTATCCCCGCCAGGCTCGGCTGCAGGGCTCCTCCCGCCTCCCTGGCAGCGctgggagcccccagccccccccaaaccccgaGAGtccggggatggagggggaGTTCCCTCTGCTCTAACCCTCTTCCGCCCCGCTCTTCCTCCCCGCTCAGGTCGGTGACTAGAAGCTACTACCGGGGCGCTGCCGGCGCGCTCCTCGTGTACGACATCACCAGGTGGGTGGCAGCATCCgcacccctcccttcccccccacaaAATTCCTCAATACCGAGGAAAATCAGGGCTCAGCAACATCCCCgcaccctcctcttcctccccatccAGCCGGGAGACCTACAACGCTCTGACCAACTGGCTGACGGACGCCCGCCACCCTCGCCAGCCCCAACATCGTCATCATCCTCTGCGGGAACAAGAAAGACTTAGACGCCGACCGGGAGGTGACGTTCCTGGAGGCTTCGCGCTTCGCCCAAGAGAACGGtgagggggtgcggggggacGCGGCGGCTCCCGCCGCCGTCCCGGGGCTCGCGGCGGCGGAGGGTGACGAGCCCTTGGTGCTCGCCAGAGCTCATGTTCCTGGAGACCAGCGCCCTGACGGGGGAGAACGTGGAGGAAGCCTTCTTGAAATGCGCGAGGACCATACTGAACAAAATCGAGTCGGGTACGGCGGCGGTGATGCGGCTTcgctggggtggggaggggggcttggggtgctggggtcgGTGGGGGAGGGGTTTGGGTCCCTGAAACGGCGGGGGCTTGGGGCCCTTGGCGGGGGTTTGGGGTCCAGGTGGAGGTTTGAGTCCTGGGGATGGGagtttggggtgctggggtcgGTGGGGGAGGGTTTGGGTCCCTGAAACGGCGGGGGCTTGGGGTCCTTGGCGGGGGCTTGGGGTCCTTGGCGGGGGTTTGGGGTCCAGGTGGAGGTTTGAGTCCTGGggatgggggtttggggtgccgGGGTCGGTGGGGGAGGGTTTGGGGCCCTTGGCGGGGGTTTGGGGTCCAGGTGGAGGTTTGAgtcctggggagggggtttggggtgccgGGGTTGGTGGGGGAGGGTTTGGGGCCCTGAAATGGCGGGGGTTTGGGGCCATTGGTGGGGGTTTGGGATCCTGAGGTCGGAGGTCTGGGATACCAGGGAATTTGGGATCCCAGGGGATGGAAATTTTGGATCCTTGGCAGGGGTTTGGGATCCTGGTGGGGTTTTGACTCCTGGGGATGGGGGTTTGGGATGCCGGGGTCGGTGGGGGGGAGGGTTTTGGGTCCCTGAAATGGGGAGGTTTGGGTCCTTGgcaggggtttggggtcccGGGGATGGAAGTTTGGGATCCTTGgcaggggtttggggtcccGGGGACGGAAGTTTTGGATCCttggtgggggtttggggtcccaGGGATGGAAGTTTGGGATCCTGGgcaggggtttggggtcccGGGGACGGAGATTCGGGATCCTGGGCAGAGGTTATTGCATCCCAACGGAgcttttccccccttccccgggcTTTTCCCGTCCCCGCAGGCGAACTTGACCCGGAGAGGATGGGCTCAGGGATCCAGTACGGCGACGCCTCGCTCCGCCAGCtgcggcagccccggggggcCCAGGCGCAGAGCCGCCAGCAGTGCAGTTGCTGAGTTCCTGCGCCCAAGGTGAGACCCCCACCCAGCTCAGCGCCGGGGAGGCGGCCTCGGATCGCtcccccccctgccccgctaaaaacctctttctctcctttttttatttcaatttttcctCGCCTGTCGCCAGGACCACGTGCCTCGCTCgccaagcccccccccccgccaccccttcccctcttccccaggagctcccccccaccccttcatccgccccctccccatccGAGAAGCCCCGGGGGACTCTCAAGTTTACCTCTGTGGCAAACGCCTTGTTTTGATTGTATTTGACCGAGGTGGCTTCTGTCAAACACTCCTCGCCCGCTGCTCGtgtcctcccccacccccccgacgGCCGCCGTGGCTTCTTGTGtgtctcccccctccccaccccgcgCAGGTTGggtttctttcaaagaaaaaaaaacaaaaaccaagaaataacCCCAAAAACCCTCCTCTGAGATGCTACTGGCAGCAtttcaggggtgggggggttgggggtgccTGAatgaaggggggagggggggtcctTGCCTCGCCCTGGGGGAGGGGATGGTCCCCCCGCAGCGTGGCATGAGAAGTGGGGGGCCCTCGTCCCCAAGcgctgcggggctggggagattttggggggggggggtgtcccagcccagccccccctgggttttgcctttatttttttccatgtgtggTCTCCGTTTTGCATTTCTGACCCCCACCCCTTGAGAGAAAAGGTGGGGGTTTttagggtgggggtggggaaatgATGTCATCAGACCCTCCGCCGtcatatggggggggggggtcttcacttgcctgtgctgggagctgcttGCCTGTCcctaacccccccccccccgcctcccagCGAGGAGAAACCCATGGAGGGGGGGGGGTTGACTGATTCAGGGGAGGGTCCCCAGGCCCCTACAGGGGCTCtgacccccccttccccccccctccccacccccccacttTGGGGACAGCGTCTCCCTTCAGCTCCGTCCGCCCCCAGCCCActccccgccccccaccccaggctccggggcgggggggggcgtgtttctttctgctttcttcgTGTTATTTATTGCACTTGCCAGGGttggggggcctggggggggcggggggggccggggctgcgtccctggtgggtttggttttttttctctggaaaagataaaaaaaaaaaaacacaaaaaagcaagtttccgtcttctccaggctgtgaAAATGTGATTCTCGTACATAAAGTATTAATGTTTTCCAGTGCGCggctctgctgcctgttttgggggggggggggggctgcgaTGGGGTCCGTGCGCCCcaaattccccccccccaggtgctgttggggtgcgggggtgggTTTgggccccccttccccccctcccccccaagtGCAGCCTTTTTGTGCCATGatattggggctgggggccgcGTGCCACCTCCTCTGTCACCCTTGGgtgctcccctctgccccccctcccccacaagtcggggggggtgggggacaccccaaatcccccccttTCCACATCCAATGGGTGATGTctggttggggggggggggggtggtgggcagggaAACATGGGTTGATCAttaacccccccaccccccccgaccccccacccacccccccagtgCTGTTGGCAAACAGCCGCAGGGCAATGGCACCGGGGCCTCTGTCTGCCCGTCCTGGGGCGTCTGGGGTGCCTGAGCCCCCCCGGGGACCACAGCCCTGCTAAAACCTTTGGGGTTATTTAATTGGGGGGGGGTCTtatagcggggggggggggggcttatATAGTGAGGGGGGGGTCCTATCCATCGAGGCGAGCGGGGTGCTGAGCATCATCTGGCCCCTTTTCATCCAGAAAGTGGTGGCGGGTTGAAGGTTTTGGGGGATTccttgaagttttttttttgggggggggggggggggtcgcggGCCCAGCCCTGGGGGCGGGGCTGTGCAAACACTTAATGATTAATCAGCAATCGATAAGCGAGGGCGAAGCGCCCGCCGCGATTAATAGTCAATAATTAAGCGCCCGGCGTGATCAATaagcgtgtgtgtgtcccccccccttgcaccccgtgtccccctgcttttgcccgcagccccccgcccctgGGGGGACCCCGAGCCCTCAGTCCCAAAGcagagccggggggggggggggggaggaggaggaggaggctgaaggcATTGGCAGCCCCTCTGTGCAGCCTCATGCTGCATCCTGCCCCTCGGGCTTTGCATGGCCTTGCACGCTTGGCTGGGGGCTTTTGCACGCCTTTGCACCGTGTCTGCTCGGCCGTGGCCTTTGCGTGGCCTTGCACACTCGGCTGCGTCCTTTGCACGGCCTTGCACAGCTCTGCACACTCGGCTGGAGGCTCTGCACAGCCTTGCACGCTCAGCTGGGGGCCTTTGCACAGCCTTGCATGCTTAGCTGGGGCTTTTGCATGGCTTTGCACCGTGTCTGCTCGGCTGGGGCCTTTGTATGGCCTTGCACACTCAGCTTAGGGGCCTTGCACAGCCTTTGCACGGCTCTTCATGCTCGGCTGGGGCCTTTGCACAGCCTTGCACGGCCTTTGCATGGCCTTGCACACTCAGCTGGGGGCCTTTGCACGGCCTTGCACGGCTCTCCACGCTCGGCTGGGGTCCTTGCACGGCCTTGCACACTCAGCTGGGGGCCTTTGCACGGCTCTCCACGCTCGGCTGGGGTCCTTGCACGGCCTTGCACACTCAGCTGGGGGCCTTTGCACGGCTCTCCACGCTCGGCTGGGGTCCTTGCACGGCCTTGCACACTCAGCTGGGGGCCTTTGCACGGCTCTCCACGCTCGGCTGGGGTCCTTGCACGGCCTTGCACACTCAGCTGGGGGCCTTTGCACGGCCTTGCACGCTCGGCTGGGGtacgggggcggggggggggcgggcaggtCGTGCACCatccccccacaccctgcatccccccGCGGTGATGTTGGGGGTCCCGGACCCCCACCCCgacccaccccccacccccggagGGTGACGCCTCAACCCATTCATTTTTCCTGGAGCCTTTATGGGGTGGGCGCCCGCCCCGCGGAGGGGGGTCCCGGTGCCAGGGGAGGGGTCcccggtgccgggggggggggtccccgcttTCGGGGGGGCGGGTCTCAGCGGGGCACCACGCGCAGCTGGTACAGGGGGGGGATGTTGGCGAAGCCGCTCTCCAGCGGGGCCGTGGGCAGCTGCGCCGGCGGCACCAGCGGCTGCAGCCGAAAGCTCTGTAGGATGgtggtgaggaagaggaagagctcCATCCTCGCCAAGGCCTCCCCCAGGCACACCCGCCTCCCTgcaagggtggggggggggtcagcgGGAGGGTGGGGGACCCCCCGGGGGTctgggggaccccccccgcccccctgcAGCGGCGGTACCTGAGGAGAAGGGGACGAAGGCCTCGTTCCTCTTGAAGCAGCCGTTTTCGTCCAGGAAGTTTGTGGGGTCGAAGGTTTCGGGGTGTTTGTAGGCGGAGGGGTCGTGCAGGACGGAGCTGAGCAGGGGGTACACCTCGGTGTCctggggggccgtgggggggcGTCAGTGGTGGGGCAGGGAAGCATGCACGGGAAAGCATGCACGGAGCAGTGCAAATGGAGCAGCGTTGCATGGAGCAGCGTTGCATGGAGCAGTGTGCTCAGGGACGCATGCACGGAGCAGTGCAAAGGCAGCAGCGTGCACAGGGATAGCATCCCCAAACCCCGCTGGCACCTTGGGGATGAGGTAGCCACGGAAGAAGGTGTCCCGGGTGACGAGGTGGGGGACGTTCATGGGGATGAGGTCGCTGCAACGCTGGATCTCATGGATGACGGCGTCCGTGTACGGCATCTGGCTCCGGTCCTCGATGTTGGGGGGCCGGTCGCAGCCGATCACCCGCTCGATCTCCTCGTACACCTTCTCTGCAGCGGGTGGGGGTCCCGCTCagtgccggggtggggggccggggcaggggtggccgtggtgggggcggggcaggggtgCACCCCACTTACCTTGCACGGCGGGGTGCTTCATCAGCATGAGGAAGCCGTACCGCAGTGTGGAGCTGACGGTCTCGGTGCCAGCGAAGAAGAGGTTGAGCGTGGTCAGCTCCAGGTTCTCCATGTTGAACTCGGACGAGGGGTTGTCCTTCTCCTGGGGACGGGGTGACACACGCACACGCGCGCGTGCAAGTGAGCTGGGGCAGGCGGGGCGGCACCCCAGGGTGCGCAACAACTGGGTGCACGGAGAGCCCTGGGGTGTGCAAACAACTGGGTGCACGGAGAGCCCTGGGGTGTGCAAACAACTGGGTGCACAGGAGCACCCCAGGGTGTGCCCAAGCAGGCCAGGGTGCATGGGAGCACCCCAGGGTGTGCAAACAACTGGGTGCACGGAGAGCCCTGGGGTGTGCAAACAACTGGGTGCACAGGAGCACCCCAGGGTGGGCCCAAGGGAGCACCCCAGGGTGGGCACAAGGGAGCACCCCGGGGTGTGCCCAAGTAGGCCAGGGTGCACGGGAGCACCCCAGGGTGTGCCCAAGCAGGCCAGGGTGCATGGGAGCACCCCAGGGTGTGCAAACAACTGGGTGCACGGAGAGCCCTGGGGTGTGCAAACAACTGGGTGCACAGGAGCACCCCAGGGTGTGCAAACAACTGGGTGCACGGGAGCACCCCGGGGTGTGCCCAAGCAGGCCAGGGTGCATGAGAGCACCCCAGGGTGTGCAAACAAGCTGGGTGCACGGAGAGCCCTGGGGTGTGCCCAAGCAGGCCAGGGTGCACGGGAACACCCCGGGGTTGTGCTCAAGGGAGCTGGGGTGCATGGGATCACCCCAGGGTGCACAAGCAAGCTGGGTGCACAGGAGCACCCCAGGGTTGTGTGCAAGCAAGCCAGGGTGCAAGGGATCACCCAAGGGTGTGCACAAgcaggctgggtgctggggagcacccCAGGGTGGGCACAAGGGCACCAGGGTGCACGGGAGCATCCCCCCCAGGTGTGCACAAGCAGGCTGGGTGCACAGGAGCACCCCAGGGTGGGCCCAAGGGAGCACCCCAGGGTGGGCACAAGGGCGCCGGGGTGCACAGGAGCACCCCAGGGTGGGCCCAAGGGAGCACCCCAGGGTGGGCACAAGGGAGCACCCCAGGGTGGGCACAAGGGAGCCGGGGTGCACAGGAGCACCCCAGGGTGGGCACAAGGGCGCTGGGGTGCCCGGGagcaccctggggtgcagggcCCCCCCCACCTTCTCCATCTGGAGCAGGAAGCAGTCGATGAAGTCCCGCGGGAGCCCGGGTTCCAGGGTCTCGGCGTTCCTCCGCACCCGCCGGGCGATGAAGCTCCTCATCCTCGCCAGCAGCCGCGGGATCCTGGTGTGGGGGCCCGGGAAGTACTTGAGGAAGGTCTCGGCCATCTCATAAAACTGCGGGcgaggtgggggggtgggtgtgggttCAACGGCGGTGTCAgaccccccctgcacccccccccacccatcgcacccccccacccagccccacctGCGACCAGGGGGTGCTGAGCTCCCGAAAGCTGTCGTTCATCATCTGGAGCAGCTCCAGGAATTCCTTATCCCGGTAATCGAAGCGATTCCCGAAGACGATGGAGCAGATGATGTTGGAGACGGCGCAGCTCAACAGGTACGTGGGGTCGAAAGGCtgccctgggtgggggggtggggggggttgtCAGCACCCAAGGGTGGGGGGATGCGGAGttacccccccccgccccgccccggtaCCTTGGGTGCTgcgcagctcctgcagcaggatCTGGGCTTCCTCCTGGATCCGGCCCTCGATGCTTTTCCGACCCATCCCAAAATCCCGCAGCACCGTCAGGGAGAAGCGGCGCAGCTGGCGCCAGCGCTCCCCGTTGGAGAAGACCACCCCTGGGTGGGGGGTGAAGGGGTGAGCACCccatggggagggggcacccagCAGGGGATGAGGGAGCACCccgtggtgggatggggagtgccccgtggggagggggcacccatCAGGGGATGAGGGAGCACCccatggggagggggcacccatcaggggaggggggagcaccctgtggggagggggcacccatCAGGGGATGAGGGAGCAccctgtggggagggggcacccatcaggggaggggggagcaccCCGTGGGAAGGGGGCACCCAGCAGGGGATGAGGGAGCACCccatggggagggggcacccatcaggggaggggggagcgccccgtggggagggggcacccagCAGGGGATGAGGGAGCACCccatggggagggggcacccagCAGGGGATGAGGGAGCAccctgtggggagggggcacccatcaggggaggggggagcaccCCATGGGAAGGGGGCACCCAGCAGGGGATGAGGGAGCACCccatggggagggggcacccagCAGGGGATGAGGGAGCAccctgtggggagggggcacccatcaggggaggggggagcaccCCATGGGAAGGGGGCACCCAGCAGGGGATGAGGGAGCACcccgtggggagggggcacccagCAGGGGATGAGGGAGCACcccgtggggagggggcacccagCAGGGGATGAGGGAGCAccctgtggggagggggcacccagcaggggaggggggagcaccccgtggggagggggcacccagcaggggatgggggagcaccccgtggggagggggcacccagCAGGGGATGAGGGAGCAccctgtggggagggggcacccagcaggggaggggggagcgccccgtggggagggggcacccagcaggggaggggggagcaccccgtggggagggggcacccagCAGGGGATGAGGGAGCAccctgtggggagggggcacccagcaggggaggggggagcaccccatggggagggggcacccagCAGGGGATGAGGGAGCAccctgtggggagggggcacccagcaggggaggggggagcaccccgtggggagggggcacccagcaggggatgggggagcaccccgtggggagggggcacccagcaggggaggggggagcgcCCCGTTGGGGAGGGGACACccagcaggggagggggaagaccCCAGCAAGGTGGCAGGGCACCCCATGGTGTAAGGGGGCTGAGCACCCCTCGGTGTAAGGGGGATGAGCACCCCTCGGGGCAGGGGGCTGAGCACCCCTCGGTGTAAGGGGGGTGAGCACCCCTCGGGGCAGGGGGCTGAGCACCCCTCGGTGTAAGGGGGGTGAGCACCCCTCGGGGCAGGGGGCTGAGCACCCCTCGGTGTAAGGGGGGTGAGCACCCCTCGGGGCAGGGGGCTGAGCACCCCTCGGTGTAAGGGGGGTGAGCACCCCTCGGGGCAGGGGGATGAGCACCCCCAGTGTAAGGGGGGGTGAGCACCCCTCGGGGCAGGGGGCTGAGCACCCCTCGGTGTAAGGGGGGTGAGCACCCCTCGGTGTAAGGGGGGTGAGCACCCCTCGGGGCAGGGGGCTGAGCACCCCTCGGGGCAGGGGGATGAGCACCCCTCGGGGCAGGGGGATGAGCACCCCCAGTGTAAGGGGGATGAGCACCCCTCGGGGCAGGGGGGCGAGCACCCACCGGCTCAGCACCCCTCACCGTGCCCGCGGAAGGTCTCCTCCACCGTCGGCATGCGCCCCCGGCCCGCGAAGGCGTCGCCGTTCTCCACCAGCGCCTCCCGCACCGCCTCGTGCCCCCGCAGCACCACCACGCGCCGCGAGCCCAGGTACACGGTGAACACGGGGCCGTAGGTCTGGCTCAGCTGGGGGCGGGGGACACGATGATGGGGGGGGTGACGCCGAGGGTCcccaacccacccacccacccacccgctCACCTTCAGCAGGGACTGGAGGGTGTGGGAGGGCGAGATCTGCAGGAGGTTACCCACGaggggcagcgccggggggccggggggcagcagggcccGTCGCCCCCGTCGCGaggcgaggaagaggaggagggcgagcagcaggaggaaggtgaCGGTCCCGCTCAGCTCCATGGCGGTGCCGCCCGCGCTGCCGTGTCCACCCTCGGCCGCCCGCCGCTATTTATACGCCGGCCGGGGCGGTTGCACAAGCCGTCGTGTCCCGTGGTGGGGCCACGCCTCGGCCGCGGCCACCGGCCCCACGCACGGCCCCATGTCCCCACGCACAGTCCCGTGTCCCCACGCtcagccccgtgtccccacgcacggccccgtgtccccacgcacagccccgtgtccccacgcacggccccgtgtccccacgcacagtcccgtgtccccacgcacggccccgtgtccccacgcaCAGTCCCATGTCCCCACGCAGAGTCCCGTGTCCCCACGCTtggccccgtgtccccacgctcagccccgtgtccccacgcacagtcccgtgtccccacgcacggccccgtgtccccacgcacggccccgtgtccccacgcacagtcccgtgtccccacgcatggccccgtgtccccacgcacggccccgtgtccccacgctcagccccgtgtccccacgcacggccccgtgtccccacacacagtcccgtgtccccacgcacggccccgtgtccccacgcacggccccgtgtccccacgcatggccccgtgtccccacgctcggccccgtgtccccacgcacggtcccgtgtccccacgcatggccccgtgtccccacgcacggccccgtgtccccacgctcggccccgtgtccccacacacagtcccgtgtccccacgcacggccccgtgtccccacgcacggccccgtgtccccacacacagtcccgtgtccccacgcacggccccgtgtccccacgctcagccccgtgtccccacgcacagccccgtgtccccacgctcggccccgtgtccccacgcaCAGTCCCGTGTCCCCATGCATGGCCCCGTGTCCCCGTGCGTGTCCCCGTGCCCTGGCGCGTGTCCCCGTGCCCACCCTGCACTTCGGGGTGCCCAACGGGGCGTACCCCAGTGCCAGCCGGCCCGGTGGCCCCACGCCCCCCACACTGGGgtgggcagcgaggaggaggaggaggaggcaggtggGTGCCCACCAGCGCCCGGCGCGGGGGCTGTCGCGGCACCGGCTCCCCGGGGCACTGGCCACCGCCGGCGGGTGTTGCACAACGGGCCCGGCCCTCGCACGTGGGCCGTGGGGTGACAGAGCTGCGGCAGCACCTGGTGTGCAAACACGGGCTCCCGGGCGGGCA
The sequence above is a segment of the Phalacrocorax carbo unplaced genomic scaffold, bPhaCar2.1 SCAFFOLD_32, whole genome shotgun sequence genome. Coding sequences within it:
- the LOC135310945 gene encoding cytochrome P450 2G1-like, whose amino-acid sequence is MELSGTVTFLLLLALLLFLASRRGRRALLPPGPPALPLVGNLLQISPSHTLQSLLKLSQTYGPVFTVYLGSRRVVVLRGHEAVREALVENGDAFAGRGRMPTVEETFRGHGVVFSNGERWRQLRRFSLTVLRDFGMGRKSIEGRIQEEAQILLQELRSTQGQPFDPTYLLSCAVSNIICSIVFGNRFDYRDKEFLELLQMMNDSFRELSTPWSQFYEMAETFLKYFPGPHTRIPRLLARMRSFIARRVRRNAETLEPGLPRDFIDCFLLQMEKEKDNPSSEFNMENLELTTLNLFFAGTETVSSTLRYGFLMLMKHPAVQEKVYEEIERVIGCDRPPNIEDRSQMPYTDAVIHEIQRCSDLIPMNVPHLVTRDTFFRGYLIPKDTEVYPLLSSVLHDPSAYKHPETFDPTNFLDENGCFKRNEAFVPFSSGRRVCLGEALARMELFLFLTTILQSFRLQPLVPPAQLPTAPLESGFANIPPLYQLRVVPR
- the LOC135310953 gene encoding LOW QUALITY PROTEIN: ras-related protein Rab-4B-like (The sequence of the model RefSeq protein was modified relative to this genomic sequence to represent the inferred CDS: deleted 1 base in 1 codon); this encodes RRRFKPSPIPARLGCRAPPASLAALGAPSPPQTPRVRGWRGSSLCSNPLPPRSSSPLRSVTRSYYRGAAGALLVYDITSRETYNALTNWLTDARTLASPNIVIILCGNKKDLDADREVTFLEASRFAQENELMFLETSALTGENVEEAFLKCARTILNKIESGELDPERMGSGIQYGDASLRQLRQPRGAQAQSRQQCSC